A window from Fragaria vesca subsp. vesca linkage group LG5, FraVesHawaii_1.0, whole genome shotgun sequence encodes these proteins:
- the LOC101302453 gene encoding zinc finger protein ZAT4-like: MEKHQCKLCSRFFNNGRALGGHMKAHMAVLPLPPKTHQQLAPAESTHSASSFSSSSEDEQQKGSHQPEEEDQKGLAYGLRENPKKSFRLADPEFSFQVDAGSVVIQDRESETESRNPTRRRSKRNRKMSFTENLEMKKPKLTTSTVDSPPAEPEPLSSVSDTSPEEDVAMCLMMLSRDVWMGANYGEADQEQNGKEVVVAVKDEEFEQLEEIKLKKTRGKNRCDKCSKLFRSHQAMCVHRKICFQSEEEANNAASSASLFKCPFCSKIFGSGQALGGHKRSHLSGTSGYSKVVTKVKEVRESFIDLNMPAPQEEDDFSVVSDA, encoded by the coding sequence ATGGAGAAGCACCAATGCAAGCTCTGCTCCAGGTTCTTCAACAATGGCAGAGCATTAGGTGGTCACATGAAGGCTCACATGGCCGTGCTTCCTCTCCCTCCAAAGACACACCAGCAACTCGCTCCTGCTGAGTCTACTCACTCTGCCTCGTCCTTCTCTTCATCTTCTGAAGATGAACAGCAAAAGGGTAGTCATCAACCAGAGGAGGAAGATCAGAAGGGTTTGGCTTATGGGTTGAGGGAGAATCCCAAGAAAAGTTTCAGACTTGCAGATCCTGAGTTCTCTTTTCAGGTTGATGCTGGCTCTGTTGTTATTCAAGACAGGGAGAGCGAGACCGAGTCGAGAAACCCAACTAGGAGACGATCCAAGAGGAATCGGAAAATGAGTTTTACAGAAAATTTGGAGATGAAGAAACCCAAGTTGACAACTTCAACGGTTGACTCGCCGCCGGCCGAGCCGGAGCCTTTGAGCTCAGTTTCCGACACTTCACCGGAAGAGGACGTTGCCATGTGCCTCATGATGCTCTCGAGGGATGTGTGGATGGGAGCAAACTATGGGGAGGCAGATCAAGAACAAAATGGGAAAGAGGTTGTGGTTGCAGTGAAAGATGAGGAGTTCGAGCAATTGGAGGAGATCAAATTGAAGAAAACGAGAGGTAAGAATCGCTGCGACAAATGCAGCAAGCTGTTTCGATCTCATCAAGCAATGTGCGTACACAGGAAGATTTGTTTTCAAAGCGAAGAAGAGGCTAACAATGCAGCTAGCAGTGCCAGTCTGTTCAAGTGCCCATTTTGCAGCAAGATTTTTGGGTCCGGACAAGCACTTGGGGGTCACAAAAGGTCTCATCTCTCAGGCACTTCGGGTTACTCGAAGGTTGTCACAAAAGTTAAAGAAGTTCGGGAAAGTTTCATAGATCTCAACATGCCTGCTCCACAAGAAGAAGACGATTTCAGTGTGGTTTCTGATGCTTAG